The following proteins are encoded in a genomic region of Chloracidobacterium sp.:
- the rpsI gene encoding 30S ribosomal protein S9, translating to MADIQYYGTGRRKTSTARVYLRPGTGNITVNKRDFDTYFPNEALRMIIRQPLRLTETAEKFDILVTVDGGGTAGQAGAVRHGITRALMEFNADLRPTLKKAGLVTRDPRQKERKKYGQKGARARFQFSKR from the coding sequence ATGGCAGACATTCAGTATTACGGCACAGGCCGCAGAAAGACATCCACAGCTCGCGTTTACCTTCGTCCGGGCACGGGCAACATCACGGTCAATAAGCGTGATTTTGACACCTATTTCCCGAATGAAGCTCTTCGAATGATCATTCGCCAGCCGCTTCGCTTGACCGAAACTGCTGAGAAATTCGACATTCTTGTTACCGTTGACGGCGGCGGCACGGCCGGACAGGCCGGCGCGGTTCGCCACGGTATTACGCGTGCGTTGATGGAATTCAACGCAGACCTGCGTCCTACGCTGAAAAAGGCGGGACTGGTAACGCGTGATCCGCGCCAGAAAGAACGTAAGAAATACGGTCAGAAGGGCGCTCGTGCGAGATTCCAGTTCTCGAAGAGATAA
- the rplM gene encoding 50S ribosomal protein L13 produces MSTYFPSGKGLADNRKWLVVDAKGKTVGRLATEVARILSGKNNPAWTPFLDMGDHCVVINARHAIFTGAKNEQKLYRRHTLYPGGLREVSVKEMFEKKPEKVIELAVKGMLPKTKLGKAMAKKLKVYADAEHRHAAQKPEAIEI; encoded by the coding sequence ATGAGTACTTATTTCCCCAGCGGTAAGGGTTTGGCAGATAACCGCAAATGGCTTGTGGTCGATGCAAAGGGCAAGACCGTCGGGCGCTTGGCGACCGAGGTTGCCCGCATCCTTTCGGGCAAGAATAATCCTGCATGGACGCCGTTCCTTGATATGGGCGACCATTGCGTAGTGATAAATGCACGCCACGCGATCTTTACGGGAGCAAAGAATGAGCAGAAGCTTTACCGCCGCCATACGCTGTATCCGGGCGGCCTGCGCGAAGTTTCGGTAAAGGAAATGTTCGAGAAAAAGCCTGAGAAGGTGATCGAGCTTGCCGTTAAGGGCATGCTGCCGAAGACCAAGCTGGGCAAAGCAATGGCAAAGAAATTAAAGGTTTATGCAGATGCCGAGCATCGCCATGCCGCGCAGAAACCTGAGGCGATCGAGATCTAG
- a CDS encoding NUDIX hydrolase, whose translation MKTQTISSCDRFHGRIFDVRTDVIREGDIEYERDIVVHRGSAVIVPVFEDGTVALVRQYRHAVGGITLELPAGGIEPGETFEQAARRELEEEVGFRAETVRKLSEFYVSPGFLTEKMHLFLAAKLARTAQNLDDDEIVEILRLPLADAVKMISTGEIQDAKTIVGLLLYTHRSVVDV comes from the coding sequence ATGAAAACTCAAACCATCTCGTCTTGTGACCGTTTTCACGGCCGCATCTTCGATGTCCGAACAGACGTTATTCGTGAGGGTGACATTGAATATGAACGTGATATTGTTGTGCATCGCGGAAGTGCGGTCATTGTGCCGGTCTTTGAGGATGGAACGGTCGCTCTTGTAAGGCAATATCGTCATGCGGTCGGCGGCATCACCCTCGAACTTCCGGCCGGCGGCATCGAACCCGGCGAAACCTTTGAGCAGGCAGCGAGACGTGAGTTGGAAGAAGAGGTCGGCTTTCGGGCGGAGACTGTCAGGAAATTGAGCGAATTCTACGTCTCGCCGGGCTTTCTGACCGAGAAGATGCATCTTTTTCTTGCCGCGAAGCTTGCCAGAACCGCACAAAACCTCGACGATGACGAAATTGTCGAGATCCTGCGTTTACCTCTTGCAGACGCGGTCAAAATGATCTCGACCGGCGAGATACAGGACGCAAAGACCATCGTCGGGCTTTTGCTGTATACTCATCGCAGCGTTGTTGACGTATGA